In Gemmatimonadetes bacterium SCN 70-22, the following are encoded in one genomic region:
- a CDS encoding proline iminopeptidase encodes MPPHSAEGAAAATATYFDTTGRTDILGGGARLIPVSTPKGTFRVWTKRVGNNPTIKVLLLHGGPGMTHEYFEAADSYFPGAGIEYYYYDQLGSYYSDQPRDSSLWNTARFVEEVEQVRQALGLGPENFYLLGQSWGGILAMEYALKYQQHLKGLIISNMMASIPAYNEYAAKVLMPKMDQKVLAEIKALEAKKDYGNPRYMELLVPNHYEHHVLRMPQAEWPDGVQRAFKHVNPDIYVSMQGPSELGASGKLEKWDRTADLPKLTIPTLVIGAEYDTMDPKHMEWMAGQVQRGRYLYCPKGSHLSLYDDQQVYFDGVIRFLKDVDAGRFAEAK; translated from the coding sequence ACCTACTTCGACACCACCGGGCGCACCGACATCCTCGGTGGCGGGGCACGGCTCATCCCCGTCAGCACCCCCAAGGGAACCTTCCGGGTCTGGACCAAGCGCGTCGGCAACAACCCCACCATCAAGGTCCTCCTGTTGCACGGGGGGCCGGGAATGACGCACGAGTACTTCGAGGCCGCCGACTCGTACTTTCCCGGCGCCGGCATCGAGTACTACTACTACGACCAATTGGGCTCGTACTACTCGGACCAGCCAAGGGATTCCTCGCTCTGGAACACCGCGCGCTTCGTCGAGGAAGTGGAGCAGGTGCGGCAGGCGCTTGGCCTCGGCCCGGAGAACTTCTATCTCCTGGGGCAGTCGTGGGGGGGGATCCTCGCGATGGAATACGCCCTCAAGTACCAGCAGCACCTCAAGGGGCTCATCATCTCCAACATGATGGCCAGCATCCCGGCCTACAACGAGTATGCCGCCAAGGTCCTGATGCCGAAGATGGACCAGAAGGTGCTGGCCGAGATCAAGGCGCTCGAGGCGAAGAAGGATTACGGGAACCCGCGCTACATGGAGCTCCTGGTCCCCAACCACTACGAGCACCACGTCCTGCGCATGCCGCAGGCCGAGTGGCCCGATGGCGTGCAACGCGCCTTCAAGCACGTGAACCCCGACATCTATGTGTCCATGCAGGGGCCGAGCGAGCTCGGAGCCAGCGGCAAGCTGGAGAAGTGGGATCGCACCGCCGACCTCCCCAAGCTCACCATCCCGACGCTGGTGATCGGCGCCGAATACGACACCATGGACCCCAAGCACATGGAGTGGATGGCGGGGCAGGTACAGCGGGGGCGGTACCTCTACTGCCCCAAGGGGAGCCACCTGTCGCTGTACGACGACCAGCAGGTGTACTTCGACGGGGTGATCCGCTTCCTCAAGGACGTCGACGCCGGGCGGTTCGCGGAGGCGAAGTGA